A genomic region of Gossypium hirsutum isolate 1008001.06 chromosome D01, Gossypium_hirsutum_v2.1, whole genome shotgun sequence contains the following coding sequences:
- the LOC107939178 gene encoding protein SAWADEE HOMEODOMAIN HOMOLOG 2, which translates to MGRPPSNGGPAFRFTQTEVADMETVLQEHHNQMPAREILESLAEKFSESTERKGRTIVQFKQVWNWFQNRRYAIRAKSSKVPGKLNVTSMPRDDSNPVRNVLQPVAAPMPPPMAAPMSTTMPATTVPVATRHMSESFMEFEAKSSRDGAWYDVATFLAHRYMETGDPEVQVRFAGFGPEEDEWVKVRKHLRQRSLPCEASECVAVLPGDLILCFQEGKDQALYFDAHVLDAQRRRHDVRGCRCRFLVRYDHDQSEEIVPLRKVCRRPETDYRLQQLHASSNTEQKPSTNPPTATTPAETMQKQWNRDVLRTPAPVGVSHANVSSIAAQTAKPESKSAAFTTTIATSTPAQNMQE; encoded by the exons ATGGGTCGGCCCCCTAGTAATGGTGGCCCTGCTTTCCGTTTCACCCAAACTGAG GTTGCAGATATGGAGACTGTTCTCCAAGAGCATCATAATCAAATGCCAGCTCGGGAAATCCTTGAAAGTCTGGCGGAGAAGTTCAG TGAATCAACAGAACGGAAAGGGAGGACTATTGTGCAGTTTAAGCAA GTATGGAATTGGTTCCAAAATAGGCGCTATGCAATTAGGGCAAAATCAAGTAAGGTTCCTGGGAAGTTAAATGTTACATCTATGCCTCGGGATGATTCAAATCCTGTGAGAAATGTACTTCAACCTGTTGCTGCTCCCATGCCTCCCCCTATGGCTGCTCCAATGTCCACTACTATGCCAGCCACTACAG TTCCTGTTGCCACAAGGCATATGTCAGAATCTTTCATGGAGTTTGAAGCTAAATCTTCAAGGGATGGTGCGTG GTATGATGTTGCAACCTTTTTGGCCCATAGATATATGGAAACAGGTGATCCG GAAGTACAGGTTCGTTTTGCTGGCTTTGGACCTGAGGAGGATGAGTGGGTTAAAGTTCGCAAGCATCTCAGGCAACGGTCCCTCCCATGTGAAGCATCCGAGTGTGTTGCAGTTCTTCCCGGGGACCTTATTCTTTGTTTTCAG GAAGGTAAAGACCAGGCCCTTTACTTTGATGCTCACGTCCTTGATGCGCAAAGGCGGAGGCATGATGTAAGAGGTTGTCGTTGTAGATTTTTGGTGCGATACGATCATGATCAATCTGAg GAAATTGTACCTTTGAGGAAGGTTTGCCGTCGGCCTGAAACCGATTACAGGCTGCAGCAACTGCATGCCTCAAGTAACACAGAGCAGAAACCTAGCACGAATCCTCCAACAGCCACCACTCCTGCCGAAACGATGCAGAAGCAGTGGAATCGAGATGTATTGAGGACACCAGCCCCAGTAGGAGTTTCCCATGCTAATGTTTCTTCCATAGCTGCACAAACTGCTAAGCCTGAATCTAAAAGTGCTGCATTCACCACAACCATTGCTACCAGTACCCCTGCTCAAAACATGCAGGAATGA
- the LOC107939204 gene encoding reticulon-4-interacting protein 1 homolog, mitochondrial, with protein MAVLKLQSLKPRPISELSMKVGSIRCYVSSCRAVLLPRFGGPEVLQLRPDVPVPDLKPNEVLVRARAVSINPLDTRMRSGYGRSIFEPLLPLILGRDVSGEVAAVGASVKSLTVGQEVFGALHPTALRGTYTDYAILTEDELSPKPASLTHVEASAIPFAALTAWRALKSTARITEGQRLLVVGGGGAVGFSAIQIAVAAGCHVTTTCGNQSINRLIAAGAEQAVDYTSEDIESVIKEKFDAVLDTIGVPETERIGINLLNRGGHYMTLQGEAAALSDRYGLPIGLPAATAVLFKKRIRYKFSHGIEYSWIYMRADSEGLHEIRRLSEAGKLSIPVEKTFSITQVREAHEAKDKKQILGKVVLELD; from the exons atGGCTGTCTTGAAACTTCAAAGCCTAAAACCCAGACCCATTTCGGAGTTATCAATGAAAGTGGGTTCGATTCGGTGCTACGTAAGCAGCTGCAGGGCGGTGTTGCTGCCTCGGTTCGGTGGACCTGAGGTGTTGCAGCTCCGACCCGATGTGCCTGTTCCTGATCTTAAGCCCAATGAAGTTCTGGTTCGAGCCCGAGCTGTTTCTATCAACCCCCTTGATACCAGA ATGCGATCTGGCTATGGTCGTTCCATATTCGAGCCGCTTCTACCTCTCATTTTGGGCCGTGATGTTAGTGGTGAAGTTGCAGCTGTTGGTGCTTCAGTGAAGTCACTGACTGTAGGGCAGGAAGTTTTTGGTGCTCTGCATCCAACTGCTCTGAGGGGTACATACACAGACTATGCTATTCTTACTGAGGACGAGCTTTCTCCGAAACCAGCTTCATTGACTCATGTG GAAGCAAGTGCCATTCCATTTGCTGCATTGACTGCATGGCGTGCCTTAAAAAGTACTGCAAGGATAACTGAAGG GCAAAGGCTGTTAGTAGTAGGCGGCGGAGGTGCAGTAGGTTTTTCTGCCATTCAGATCGCGGTTGCTGCAGGGTGCCATGTTACAACTACTTGTGGAAATCAAAGTATAAATCGATTAATTGCAGCAGGTGCTGAGCAGGCTGTTGATTACACTTCCGAG GATATTGAGTCAGTAATTAAGGAAAAATTCGATGCTGTCCTAGACACCATTGGTGTGCCAGAGACAGAAAGAATAGGCATCAATCTTTTGAATAGAGGCGGGCACTATATGACACTTCAG GGAGAGGCAGCAGCGCTGAGCGACAGGTATGGACTACCGATTGGGCTTCCTGCAGCTACAGCTGTTTTATTCAAGAAAAGGATTCGATACAAATTTTCTCACGGAATAG AATATTCATGGATATACATGAGGGCGGACTCGGAAGGTTTACATGAGATACGCAGATTATCGGAAGCCGGGAAGCTGAGTATACCGGTGGAGAAAACATTTTCAATAACACAAGTAAGAGAGGCTCATGAAGCTAAGGACAAGAAACAAATCCTTGGTAAAGTAGTGCTGGAACTTGACTAA